The following are from one region of the Brienomyrus brachyistius isolate T26 chromosome 13, BBRACH_0.4, whole genome shotgun sequence genome:
- the LOC125706158 gene encoding iroquois-class homeodomain protein IRX-6-like isoform X4: MVRVEAREAMSFSQFGYPYNATSQNSQYDIKDSAGSLHNRISQPGAYYPYDPMLGQYQYDRYGAVDFNGSARRKNATRETTSTLKTWLNEHHKNPYPTKSEKIMLAIITKMTLTQVSTWFANARRRLKKENKMTWLAKNKPGDGGKDDLQKIGSSCAGEASKDSKDKELPLSDLDDVDDEGCGKGDDDCQASDEERGLRHAVAGEPPETDCSGMLGLPSHLGMFACSEKHTAAADFMRSMEVKTPAGAGSMSADPPHFQTSEKPRIWSLAHTAASGTLRSPHPSKELRTSNMAVSCSPQPVMIPVTRRGQCAELKGQQKLPNLQSHKKGHATAFYQKPPQLHCASYPMLSDYFVSAEGFSCGESAEAVLPEMREICILPQEDPTIAFRPLMKRREHPMQISDALTTPDKKDVNFTNCPASCEVLQFSKQGVQFKLRM, translated from the exons ATGGTAAGAGTCGAAGCACGCGAAGCTATGTCTTTTTCACAGTTTGGATATCCTTACAACGCAACTTCACAG AACTCTCAGTACGATATCAAGgacagtgctggcagtttgcacaACAGGATCTCCCAGCCAGGTGCCTACTACCCCTATGATCCCATGCTGGGGCAGTACCAGTACGACAG GTACGGGGCTGTTGATTTTAATGGGTCGGCTCGGAGAAAGAATGCAACACGGGAGACGACCAGCACCCTCAAGACATGGCTTAACGAGCACCACAAAAACCCATACCCTACAAAGAGCGAGAAAATCATGCTGGCCATCATCACCAAAATGACCCTGACTCAAGTGTCCACCTGGTTCGCCAACGCCAGGAGAAGGCTAAAGAAGGAGAACAAAATGACCTGGCTGGCTAAGAATAAACCAGGGGATGGTGGGAAAGACGACCTGCAGAAGATTGGCAGCAGCTGTGCTGGCGAAG CTTCAAAAGACTCGAAGGACAAGGAGCTTCCACTAAGTGATCTGGATGATGTGGATGATGAGGGATGTGGTAAAGGAGATGATGACTGCCAGGCCTCAGATGAAGAGCGGGGCCTCCGGCACGCAGTCGCCGGGGAGCCACCAGAGACGGACTGTAGCGGCATGCTTGGTCTTCCCAGCCACCTTGGCATGTTTGCATGCAGCGAAAAACACACGGCTGCAGCAGACTTCATGAGGTCCATGGAGGTCAAGACTCCGGCAGGAGCTGGATCCATGTCCGCAGACCCTCCGCATTTCCAGACGTCGGAAAAACCCAGAATCTGGTCGCTGGCTCACACGGCTGCCAGCGGCACTCTCCGGAGCCCTCACCCCAGCAAGGAGCTGAGGACCAGCAACATGGCAGTCAGCTGCTCACCACAACCAGTCATGATCCCAGTAACCAGAAGAGGCCAGTGTGCCGAACTTAAGGGTCAGCAGAAATTGCCAAATCTACAGTCACACAAAAAAGGCCATGCCACTGCCTTCTACCAGAAACCCCCACAGCTGCACTGTGCTTCCTACCCCATGCTCTCTGACTACTTTGTATCCGCTGAAG GTTTTTCTTGTGGAGAGTCAGCTGAGGCTGTGCTACCAGAAATGCGCGAGATATGCATACTGCCTCAGGAAGACCCAACCATTGCTTTCAGACCGCTGATGAAGAG GAGAGAGCACCCGATGCAAATCAGTGATGCACTAACAACACCAGACAAAAAGGACGTAAACTTCACAAACTGTCCTGCGAGCTGTGAAGTACTTCAATTCTCTAAACAAGGAGTTCAGTTTAAGCTGCGGATGTAG
- the LOC125706158 gene encoding iroquois-class homeodomain protein IRX-6-like isoform X2, producing MVRVEAREAMSFSQFGYPYNATSQFFVSANPSTTCCDSISRSVSDGSGASETAAAFCYPPYGKRMLAGARTELNAALGMYSSPYAASATASQSYANYLQYSADPSAFYSPLNSQYDIKDSAGSLHNRISQPGAYYPYDPMLGQYQYDRYGAVDFNGSARRKNATRETTSTLKTWLNEHHKNPYPTKSEKIMLAIITKMTLTQVSTWFANARRRLKKENKMTWLAKNKPGDGGKDDLQKIGSSCAGEASKDSKDKELPLSDLDDVDDEGCGKGDDDCQASDEERGLRHAVAGEPPETDCSGMLGLPSHLGMFACSEKHTAAADFMRSMEVKTPAGAGSMSADPPHFQTSEKPRIWSLAHTAASGTLRSPHPSKELRTSNMAVSCSPQPVMIPVTRRGQCAELKGQQKLPNLQSHKKGHATAFYQKPPQLHCASYPMLSDYFVSAEGFSCGESAEAVLPEMREICILPQEDPTIAFRPLMKR from the exons ATGGTAAGAGTCGAAGCACGCGAAGCTATGTCTTTTTCACAGTTTGGATATCCTTACAACGCAACTTCACAG TTTTTCGTGTCGGCAAACCCCAGTACGACTTGCTGCGATTCGATTTCCAGGTCGGTGTCTGATGGCTCCGGTGCTTCCGAGACAGCCGCCGCGTTTTGTTACCCGCCTTACGGGAAGCGCATGTTggccggcgcacggacagagctGAACGCGGCTCTCGGCATGTACAGCTCTCCCTACGCAGCCTCAGCTACTGCCAGCCAGAGCTATGCAAACTACCTCCAGTACAGCGCCGACCCTTCCGCTTTCTATTCTCCACTG AACTCTCAGTACGATATCAAGgacagtgctggcagtttgcacaACAGGATCTCCCAGCCAGGTGCCTACTACCCCTATGATCCCATGCTGGGGCAGTACCAGTACGACAG GTACGGGGCTGTTGATTTTAATGGGTCGGCTCGGAGAAAGAATGCAACACGGGAGACGACCAGCACCCTCAAGACATGGCTTAACGAGCACCACAAAAACCCATACCCTACAAAGAGCGAGAAAATCATGCTGGCCATCATCACCAAAATGACCCTGACTCAAGTGTCCACCTGGTTCGCCAACGCCAGGAGAAGGCTAAAGAAGGAGAACAAAATGACCTGGCTGGCTAAGAATAAACCAGGGGATGGTGGGAAAGACGACCTGCAGAAGATTGGCAGCAGCTGTGCTGGCGAAG CTTCAAAAGACTCGAAGGACAAGGAGCTTCCACTAAGTGATCTGGATGATGTGGATGATGAGGGATGTGGTAAAGGAGATGATGACTGCCAGGCCTCAGATGAAGAGCGGGGCCTCCGGCACGCAGTCGCCGGGGAGCCACCAGAGACGGACTGTAGCGGCATGCTTGGTCTTCCCAGCCACCTTGGCATGTTTGCATGCAGCGAAAAACACACGGCTGCAGCAGACTTCATGAGGTCCATGGAGGTCAAGACTCCGGCAGGAGCTGGATCCATGTCCGCAGACCCTCCGCATTTCCAGACGTCGGAAAAACCCAGAATCTGGTCGCTGGCTCACACGGCTGCCAGCGGCACTCTCCGGAGCCCTCACCCCAGCAAGGAGCTGAGGACCAGCAACATGGCAGTCAGCTGCTCACCACAACCAGTCATGATCCCAGTAACCAGAAGAGGCCAGTGTGCCGAACTTAAGGGTCAGCAGAAATTGCCAAATCTACAGTCACACAAAAAAGGCCATGCCACTGCCTTCTACCAGAAACCCCCACAGCTGCACTGTGCTTCCTACCCCATGCTCTCTGACTACTTTGTATCCGCTGAAG GTTTTTCTTGTGGAGAGTCAGCTGAGGCTGTGCTACCAGAAATGCGCGAGATATGCATACTGCCTCAGGAAGACCCAACCATTGCTTTCAGACCGCTGATGAAGAGGTGA
- the LOC125706158 gene encoding iroquois-class homeodomain protein IRX-6-like isoform X1 has protein sequence MVRVEAREAMSFSQFGYPYNATSQFFVSANPSTTCCDSISRSVSDGSGASETAAAFCYPPYGKRMLAGARTELNAALGMYSSPYAASATASQSYANYLQYSADPSAFYSPLNSQYDIKDSAGSLHNRISQPGAYYPYDPMLGQYQYDRYGAVDFNGSARRKNATRETTSTLKTWLNEHHKNPYPTKSEKIMLAIITKMTLTQVSTWFANARRRLKKENKMTWLAKNKPGDGGKDDLQKIGSSCAGEASKDSKDKELPLSDLDDVDDEGCGKGDDDCQASDEERGLRHAVAGEPPETDCSGMLGLPSHLGMFACSEKHTAAADFMRSMEVKTPAGAGSMSADPPHFQTSEKPRIWSLAHTAASGTLRSPHPSKELRTSNMAVSCSPQPVMIPVTRRGQCAELKGQQKLPNLQSHKKGHATAFYQKPPQLHCASYPMLSDYFVSAEGFSCGESAEAVLPEMREICILPQEDPTIAFRPLMKRREHPMQISDALTTPDKKDVNFTNCPASCEVLQFSKQGVQFKLRM, from the exons ATGGTAAGAGTCGAAGCACGCGAAGCTATGTCTTTTTCACAGTTTGGATATCCTTACAACGCAACTTCACAG TTTTTCGTGTCGGCAAACCCCAGTACGACTTGCTGCGATTCGATTTCCAGGTCGGTGTCTGATGGCTCCGGTGCTTCCGAGACAGCCGCCGCGTTTTGTTACCCGCCTTACGGGAAGCGCATGTTggccggcgcacggacagagctGAACGCGGCTCTCGGCATGTACAGCTCTCCCTACGCAGCCTCAGCTACTGCCAGCCAGAGCTATGCAAACTACCTCCAGTACAGCGCCGACCCTTCCGCTTTCTATTCTCCACTG AACTCTCAGTACGATATCAAGgacagtgctggcagtttgcacaACAGGATCTCCCAGCCAGGTGCCTACTACCCCTATGATCCCATGCTGGGGCAGTACCAGTACGACAG GTACGGGGCTGTTGATTTTAATGGGTCGGCTCGGAGAAAGAATGCAACACGGGAGACGACCAGCACCCTCAAGACATGGCTTAACGAGCACCACAAAAACCCATACCCTACAAAGAGCGAGAAAATCATGCTGGCCATCATCACCAAAATGACCCTGACTCAAGTGTCCACCTGGTTCGCCAACGCCAGGAGAAGGCTAAAGAAGGAGAACAAAATGACCTGGCTGGCTAAGAATAAACCAGGGGATGGTGGGAAAGACGACCTGCAGAAGATTGGCAGCAGCTGTGCTGGCGAAG CTTCAAAAGACTCGAAGGACAAGGAGCTTCCACTAAGTGATCTGGATGATGTGGATGATGAGGGATGTGGTAAAGGAGATGATGACTGCCAGGCCTCAGATGAAGAGCGGGGCCTCCGGCACGCAGTCGCCGGGGAGCCACCAGAGACGGACTGTAGCGGCATGCTTGGTCTTCCCAGCCACCTTGGCATGTTTGCATGCAGCGAAAAACACACGGCTGCAGCAGACTTCATGAGGTCCATGGAGGTCAAGACTCCGGCAGGAGCTGGATCCATGTCCGCAGACCCTCCGCATTTCCAGACGTCGGAAAAACCCAGAATCTGGTCGCTGGCTCACACGGCTGCCAGCGGCACTCTCCGGAGCCCTCACCCCAGCAAGGAGCTGAGGACCAGCAACATGGCAGTCAGCTGCTCACCACAACCAGTCATGATCCCAGTAACCAGAAGAGGCCAGTGTGCCGAACTTAAGGGTCAGCAGAAATTGCCAAATCTACAGTCACACAAAAAAGGCCATGCCACTGCCTTCTACCAGAAACCCCCACAGCTGCACTGTGCTTCCTACCCCATGCTCTCTGACTACTTTGTATCCGCTGAAG GTTTTTCTTGTGGAGAGTCAGCTGAGGCTGTGCTACCAGAAATGCGCGAGATATGCATACTGCCTCAGGAAGACCCAACCATTGCTTTCAGACCGCTGATGAAGAG GAGAGAGCACCCGATGCAAATCAGTGATGCACTAACAACACCAGACAAAAAGGACGTAAACTTCACAAACTGTCCTGCGAGCTGTGAAGTACTTCAATTCTCTAAACAAGGAGTTCAGTTTAAGCTGCGGATGTAG
- the LOC125706158 gene encoding iroquois-class homeodomain protein IRX-6-like isoform X3 codes for MLAGARTELNAALGMYSSPYAASATASQSYANYLQYSADPSAFYSPLNSQYDIKDSAGSLHNRISQPGAYYPYDPMLGQYQYDRYGAVDFNGSARRKNATRETTSTLKTWLNEHHKNPYPTKSEKIMLAIITKMTLTQVSTWFANARRRLKKENKMTWLAKNKPGDGGKDDLQKIGSSCAGEASKDSKDKELPLSDLDDVDDEGCGKGDDDCQASDEERGLRHAVAGEPPETDCSGMLGLPSHLGMFACSEKHTAAADFMRSMEVKTPAGAGSMSADPPHFQTSEKPRIWSLAHTAASGTLRSPHPSKELRTSNMAVSCSPQPVMIPVTRRGQCAELKGQQKLPNLQSHKKGHATAFYQKPPQLHCASYPMLSDYFVSAEGFSCGESAEAVLPEMREICILPQEDPTIAFRPLMKRREHPMQISDALTTPDKKDVNFTNCPASCEVLQFSKQGVQFKLRM; via the exons ATGTTggccggcgcacggacagagctGAACGCGGCTCTCGGCATGTACAGCTCTCCCTACGCAGCCTCAGCTACTGCCAGCCAGAGCTATGCAAACTACCTCCAGTACAGCGCCGACCCTTCCGCTTTCTATTCTCCACTG AACTCTCAGTACGATATCAAGgacagtgctggcagtttgcacaACAGGATCTCCCAGCCAGGTGCCTACTACCCCTATGATCCCATGCTGGGGCAGTACCAGTACGACAG GTACGGGGCTGTTGATTTTAATGGGTCGGCTCGGAGAAAGAATGCAACACGGGAGACGACCAGCACCCTCAAGACATGGCTTAACGAGCACCACAAAAACCCATACCCTACAAAGAGCGAGAAAATCATGCTGGCCATCATCACCAAAATGACCCTGACTCAAGTGTCCACCTGGTTCGCCAACGCCAGGAGAAGGCTAAAGAAGGAGAACAAAATGACCTGGCTGGCTAAGAATAAACCAGGGGATGGTGGGAAAGACGACCTGCAGAAGATTGGCAGCAGCTGTGCTGGCGAAG CTTCAAAAGACTCGAAGGACAAGGAGCTTCCACTAAGTGATCTGGATGATGTGGATGATGAGGGATGTGGTAAAGGAGATGATGACTGCCAGGCCTCAGATGAAGAGCGGGGCCTCCGGCACGCAGTCGCCGGGGAGCCACCAGAGACGGACTGTAGCGGCATGCTTGGTCTTCCCAGCCACCTTGGCATGTTTGCATGCAGCGAAAAACACACGGCTGCAGCAGACTTCATGAGGTCCATGGAGGTCAAGACTCCGGCAGGAGCTGGATCCATGTCCGCAGACCCTCCGCATTTCCAGACGTCGGAAAAACCCAGAATCTGGTCGCTGGCTCACACGGCTGCCAGCGGCACTCTCCGGAGCCCTCACCCCAGCAAGGAGCTGAGGACCAGCAACATGGCAGTCAGCTGCTCACCACAACCAGTCATGATCCCAGTAACCAGAAGAGGCCAGTGTGCCGAACTTAAGGGTCAGCAGAAATTGCCAAATCTACAGTCACACAAAAAAGGCCATGCCACTGCCTTCTACCAGAAACCCCCACAGCTGCACTGTGCTTCCTACCCCATGCTCTCTGACTACTTTGTATCCGCTGAAG GTTTTTCTTGTGGAGAGTCAGCTGAGGCTGTGCTACCAGAAATGCGCGAGATATGCATACTGCCTCAGGAAGACCCAACCATTGCTTTCAGACCGCTGATGAAGAG GAGAGAGCACCCGATGCAAATCAGTGATGCACTAACAACACCAGACAAAAAGGACGTAAACTTCACAAACTGTCCTGCGAGCTGTGAAGTACTTCAATTCTCTAAACAAGGAGTTCAGTTTAAGCTGCGGATGTAG